Proteins encoded by one window of Nicotiana tabacum cultivar K326 chromosome 10, ASM71507v2, whole genome shotgun sequence:
- the LOC142165015 gene encoding uncharacterized protein LOC142165015 gives MTVRPATEQLYILFEGVRRNIVCLEEGTCSCGKLQIDELSCPHAWAVLKNQQLKPGQYYSFYYKKHKLLRTYEFLVNLMSDESLWVIPTEVMEDVVLPPKGRRNTGRPRKERLKPASEKESKRAFSCFVCG, from the exons ATGACG GTGAGGCCTGCTACGGAGcagttatatattttatttgaagGGGTAAGGCGAAACATAGTGTGCCTTGAAGAGGGAACATGCAGTTGCGGAAAATTACAAATAGATGAACTTTCATGTCCGCATGCTTGGGCGGTTTTGAAGAACCAGCAGCTGAAACCTGGCCAGTATTACTCTTTTTActacaagaagcataaactcctTAGAACTTATGAATTTCTAGTGAATCTGATGTCAGATGAGAGTTTATGGGTAATCCCAACAGAGGTGATGGAAGATGTGGTCCTACCACCTAAAGGGAGAAGGAATACAGGAAGGCCAAGAAAGGAAAGACTCAAACCTGCTTCAGAAAAAGAGTCTAAGAGGGCGTTTTCATGTTTTGTGTGTGGATAA